From Actinoplanes oblitus, a single genomic window includes:
- a CDS encoding DUF4233 domain-containing protein, with product MPAEGEAGAAPRRSGLKNPEAAVRGLGAGTLALEAIVLLLAIQPIRILGVDLSGWQIGLVIGLAVLAALLAGCMRRRWGWGAGTALQVALLASGLVVHWSLTALGVIFGLAWAYATYVRRSILG from the coding sequence ATGCCCGCTGAGGGTGAGGCGGGTGCCGCGCCGCGGCGTTCCGGACTGAAGAATCCAGAAGCCGCCGTACGCGGTCTCGGCGCCGGAACACTGGCCCTCGAGGCGATCGTGCTGCTCCTGGCGATCCAGCCGATCCGCATCCTCGGGGTCGACCTGAGCGGCTGGCAGATCGGGCTGGTGATCGGGCTGGCGGTGCTGGCCGCGCTGCTCGCCGGATGCATGCGGCGGCGGTGGGGCTGGGGCGCCGGGACGGCGTTGCAGGTGGCGTTGCTGGCGAGCGGGCTGGTGGTGCACTGGTCGCTCACCGCGCTCGGCGTGATCTTCGGGCTGGCCTGGGCCTACGCGACGTACGTGCGGCGGTCGATCCTCGGCTGA
- a CDS encoding valine--tRNA ligase produces MTDATDTRTRDSRPTGGLSAQYQPGDVEQSRYERWVSEGRFTADPKSDKPPFTIVIPPPNVTGSLHVGHALDHTIQDTLVRLKRMQGYEVLWLPGMDHAGIATQNVVERKLAEQQLSRHDLGREAFVAKVWEWKAESGGAILGQMRRLGDSVDWSRERFTMDEGLSRAVQTIFKRLYDDDLIYRANRIINWCPRCLTALSDIEVEHTNDEGELVSIRYGEGADSIVVATTRAETMLGDTAVAVHPDDERYKHLVGTEVELPLTGRRIPIVADEHVDPAFGTGAVKVTPAHDPNDFEIGQRHQLPSITVMDERAVITVPGPFEGLDRYEARPAVVAALREQGRIVAEKRPYEHSVGHCSRCKTTVEPRLSLQWFVNTGPLAKAAGDAVRDGRVKIEPAELSKRYFAWVDNMHDWCISRQLWWGHRIPVWYGPNDEVVCVGPDEEPPTGEGWRQDEDVLDTWFSSGLWPFSTLGWPEQTAELEKFYPTSVLVTGYDILFFWVARMMMFGLYAMDGKQPFDVVNLHGMVRDQFGKKMSKSFGNVVDPLDWINRYGADATRFTLARGANPGSDVPISEEWCQGSRNFCNKLWNATRFALMNGATVEGDLPAASELSAIDKWILSRLQHTVAEVNEQFDSYEYAKVCDTLYHFAWDDVCDWYVELSKPVLAQDTAEAARSRRVLGHVLDQLLRLLHPVIPFVTEELWIALTGGETVMTAAWPAVDHALVDDAAEEELAALQKVVTEVRRFRSDQGLKPSQRVSAALTGLGNVGIDTHEPLIRSLARLDAPAAGFTATATLAVTGGITVDLDTRGAIDVAAERARLEKDRAAAEKEAAQCRAKLGNEAFVGKAPEAVVAKIKDRLAAAEADLVRIAAALEALPAA; encoded by the coding sequence GTGACCGATGCAACCGATACCCGCACTCGCGACAGCCGGCCCACCGGTGGCCTATCCGCTCAGTACCAGCCGGGCGACGTAGAGCAGTCGCGGTACGAGCGGTGGGTATCGGAGGGCCGTTTCACCGCCGACCCGAAAAGCGACAAGCCGCCGTTCACCATCGTCATCCCGCCGCCGAACGTGACGGGCTCGCTGCACGTCGGGCACGCGCTCGACCACACCATCCAGGACACCCTGGTCCGCCTCAAGCGCATGCAGGGCTACGAGGTGCTCTGGCTGCCCGGCATGGACCACGCCGGCATCGCCACGCAGAACGTGGTGGAGCGCAAGCTCGCCGAGCAGCAGCTCTCCCGGCACGACCTGGGCCGCGAGGCGTTCGTGGCCAAGGTGTGGGAGTGGAAGGCCGAGTCCGGCGGCGCGATCCTCGGCCAGATGCGCCGGCTGGGCGACTCCGTCGACTGGTCCCGTGAGCGCTTCACCATGGACGAGGGGCTCTCCCGGGCCGTCCAGACGATCTTCAAGCGGCTGTACGACGACGACCTGATCTACCGGGCCAACCGGATCATCAACTGGTGTCCGCGCTGCCTCACCGCGCTCAGCGACATCGAGGTGGAGCACACCAACGACGAGGGCGAGCTGGTCTCGATCCGGTACGGCGAGGGTGCCGACTCGATCGTCGTCGCCACCACCCGCGCCGAGACGATGCTCGGTGACACCGCGGTGGCCGTGCACCCCGACGACGAGCGGTACAAGCACCTGGTCGGCACCGAGGTCGAGCTCCCGCTGACCGGCCGGCGGATCCCGATCGTGGCCGACGAGCACGTCGACCCGGCGTTCGGCACCGGCGCGGTCAAGGTGACCCCGGCGCACGACCCGAACGACTTCGAGATCGGCCAGCGGCACCAGCTGCCCAGCATCACCGTGATGGACGAGCGCGCGGTGATCACGGTGCCCGGGCCGTTCGAGGGACTGGACCGTTACGAGGCCCGGCCGGCGGTGGTCGCCGCGCTGCGTGAGCAGGGCCGGATCGTCGCCGAGAAGCGGCCGTACGAGCACTCGGTGGGGCACTGCTCCCGGTGCAAGACCACTGTCGAGCCGCGGCTGTCGCTGCAGTGGTTCGTCAACACCGGCCCGCTGGCCAAGGCGGCCGGCGACGCGGTCCGCGACGGCCGGGTGAAGATCGAGCCGGCCGAGCTGTCGAAGCGGTACTTCGCCTGGGTCGACAACATGCACGACTGGTGCATCTCCCGCCAGCTGTGGTGGGGCCACCGCATCCCGGTGTGGTACGGGCCGAACGACGAGGTCGTCTGCGTCGGGCCGGACGAGGAGCCGCCGACCGGCGAGGGCTGGCGCCAGGACGAGGACGTCCTGGACACCTGGTTCTCCTCCGGCCTGTGGCCGTTCTCCACGCTGGGCTGGCCGGAGCAGACCGCCGAGCTGGAGAAGTTCTACCCGACCAGCGTGCTGGTCACCGGCTACGACATCCTGTTCTTCTGGGTGGCCCGGATGATGATGTTCGGGCTCTACGCGATGGACGGCAAGCAGCCGTTCGACGTGGTCAACCTGCACGGCATGGTGCGTGACCAGTTCGGCAAGAAGATGTCGAAGTCGTTCGGCAACGTGGTCGACCCGCTGGACTGGATCAACCGGTACGGCGCCGACGCCACCCGCTTCACGCTGGCCCGCGGCGCCAACCCCGGCTCCGACGTGCCGATCAGCGAGGAGTGGTGCCAGGGCTCCCGCAACTTCTGCAACAAGCTGTGGAACGCCACCCGGTTCGCGCTGATGAACGGCGCGACGGTCGAGGGCGACCTGCCCGCGGCGAGCGAGCTCAGCGCCATCGACAAGTGGATCCTGTCCCGCCTGCAGCACACCGTGGCCGAGGTCAACGAGCAGTTCGACTCGTACGAGTACGCCAAGGTCTGCGACACGCTGTACCACTTCGCGTGGGACGACGTCTGCGACTGGTACGTCGAGCTCAGCAAGCCGGTGCTGGCCCAGGACACCGCCGAGGCGGCCCGCAGCCGGCGGGTGCTCGGGCACGTCCTCGACCAGCTGCTGCGCCTGCTGCACCCGGTCATCCCGTTCGTCACCGAGGAGCTGTGGATCGCGCTCACCGGCGGCGAGACGGTGATGACCGCGGCCTGGCCCGCCGTCGACCACGCGTTGGTCGACGACGCCGCCGAGGAGGAGCTGGCCGCCCTGCAGAAGGTGGTCACCGAGGTCCGGCGGTTCCGTTCCGACCAGGGGCTCAAGCCGAGCCAGCGGGTCTCCGCCGCGCTGACCGGCCTGGGGAACGTCGGTATCGACACGCACGAGCCGCTGATTCGTTCGCTGGCCCGGCTGGACGCGCCGGCCGCCGGCTTCACCGCTACCGCCACCCTGGCGGTGACCGGTGGGATCACCGTCGACCTGGACACCCGCGGGGCGATCGACGTGGCCGCCGAGCGGGCCCGGCTGGAGAAGGACCGCGCCGCCGCCGAGAAGGAGGCCGCGCAGTGCCGGGCCAAGCTGGGCAACGAGGCGTTCGTCGGCAAGGCGCCGGAGGCCGTGGTCGCCAAGATCAAGGACCGGCTGGCCGCCGCTGAGGCGGACCTGGTCCGGATCGCCGCCGCGCTCGAGGCGTTGCCGGCAGCATGA
- a CDS encoding VOC family protein, producing the protein MANQTGRPIAPARKLVAAVMGTLAVFVIVFGLGMSSWPVAIFGLVVLAIAIALAMVSNVRRGGRATVAGTAEIVDITPPPVAGAYGRAEIRAIVVAPGLGTFDKVIRDGRVPVAKWPAINTTVPITVDVDDTRRVRVNWKEAADVGPAGDPPPPVQPDLGDDLEEEADDDVLGAVAPGPWESREDTDFSPLEEPAFAEDHVTTPVVVRDTPHGKVVEGQLVGGEDQATTLPRRAAAGRGATGPASTASPATSAPTSPAPASFADSSAAPTSPPPASTPTSPAPASAAPSSSAAASSAPTSPAPASPPPSFSAATPSSAATGSRAPAAGGPAADLADQAGAIAKERGPGTATNRPGSGASSETWPSASYPPPPGPSTPSSAAGGADSYDFPPPPAPSATTAIEDFPPPPPPGAGDYSAGFDYPPPPGPGSTGYATSTPTGSDFPPPPRAAADYSRPAPSETAGYQPSSGTGPTAAYATAGAAAATAGAAAATAGTGSPSRPAAPTADTVTPAPRTAADPATRTAAASTGTTTSAAHTTAAPAGTTTSAAHTTAASTGTTTSAARTAGSRPPGSRPSPKRRTTATTATVEPEATTPVSAPPVTETPAGYGRPPTQRTPADDHDSDPLIDIPLDDPAPAKPAVAVTTPEAPTPEPASTHSGRTRFVTQPSESTQPSESTQPAGTAQPSQVAQPTETAQPNQATQPTDTAQTTQPTQPTQAAQPSQVAQPTETAQPATAGGRASVAPEQSDTEYRPAAPMQRTSADQGDADYPTIAFPTSAYPAADTGDPHPDPDEPTPATGGPEVPAASAAAGPIPMPAARPEPTSTTHRAEPRPEPTSSAAPTPVAPPPAAPAPDRPLPTAPAPTTGRPAGPTPPADDIDIPLDDSPITPPESTSAAAPAVAAGIVAPPAEEIPPTDPPNAEPSTEKPPTAEPPAAERPAEEPPVAEPVAGQRSTDVPQASKTSAADMPPAGNKPAAASPAGPAPTGTAPAAAFPAGEAPADSAPAAAFPAGQAPTDSAPPAASPAGEPSADNTPTAVLPADNTPTAASTAGEPVADDAPTDPRTAQPTPGQPAPRPTGSPWGDFSGRPEPDEQAAEVITAYPSARPGPAGAIHGVGITILVTELARSIVFYRDTLGFFEIDSGDGSSVLASGDTRVVLRAVPNLSTEAGRQIYLNLEVGDIEAVHDELKAKGVKFVHSPRPVNRGDKLELWSATFRDPDNHNIAITQWRAVRPDPEA; encoded by the coding sequence GTGGCGAACCAGACCGGCCGGCCCATCGCCCCGGCACGCAAGTTGGTGGCGGCGGTCATGGGCACGCTCGCGGTCTTTGTGATCGTTTTCGGGCTCGGCATGTCGAGCTGGCCAGTAGCGATCTTCGGCCTCGTCGTGCTCGCGATCGCCATCGCGCTCGCCATGGTGAGCAACGTGCGCCGCGGCGGCCGGGCCACCGTGGCCGGCACCGCCGAGATCGTCGACATCACCCCGCCACCGGTGGCCGGCGCCTACGGCCGCGCCGAGATCAGGGCCATCGTGGTGGCCCCCGGCCTGGGCACGTTCGACAAGGTGATCCGGGACGGCCGGGTGCCGGTCGCGAAATGGCCGGCGATCAACACGACAGTGCCGATCACCGTCGACGTCGACGACACCCGCCGCGTCCGGGTCAACTGGAAGGAGGCGGCGGACGTCGGCCCGGCCGGCGACCCGCCCCCGCCGGTCCAGCCCGACCTGGGCGACGACCTCGAGGAGGAGGCTGACGACGACGTGCTCGGCGCGGTCGCCCCCGGTCCGTGGGAGAGCCGCGAGGACACCGACTTCAGCCCGCTCGAGGAGCCGGCGTTCGCCGAGGACCACGTCACCACCCCGGTAGTGGTCCGCGACACCCCGCACGGCAAGGTCGTCGAGGGCCAGCTGGTCGGCGGCGAGGACCAGGCCACCACCCTCCCCCGCCGCGCCGCCGCGGGCCGGGGCGCCACCGGCCCGGCGTCCACCGCCTCCCCCGCGACCTCGGCACCCACCTCCCCGGCGCCCGCTTCCTTCGCGGATTCCTCCGCCGCGCCCACCTCGCCGCCGCCCGCTTCCACCCCCACCTCACCGGCGCCCGCCTCGGCAGCACCCTCGTCTTCCGCGGCCGCCTCCTCCGCGCCCACCTCCCCTGCCCCGGCCTCGCCGCCGCCCTCTTTCTCGGCGGCCACACCTTCGTCCGCTGCCACCGGGTCGCGGGCGCCGGCGGCGGGGGGCCCCGCCGCTGACCTCGCCGACCAGGCCGGGGCCATCGCCAAGGAGCGCGGCCCCGGCACCGCCACCAACCGGCCCGGCTCGGGCGCCTCCTCCGAGACCTGGCCCTCGGCCAGCTACCCACCGCCGCCCGGCCCGTCCACACCCAGCTCGGCGGCCGGCGGAGCGGACTCCTACGACTTCCCGCCGCCACCGGCCCCTTCGGCCACCACCGCCATCGAGGACTTCCCGCCTCCCCCGCCCCCGGGGGCCGGCGACTACTCGGCCGGCTTCGACTACCCGCCTCCCCCGGGACCCGGCAGCACCGGCTACGCCACCTCGACACCAACCGGTTCGGACTTCCCGCCACCGCCGAGGGCCGCCGCCGACTACTCCCGCCCGGCCCCTTCCGAAACCGCCGGCTACCAGCCCTCGTCCGGCACCGGCCCGACAGCCGCCTACGCCACCGCCGGGGCCGCTGCCGCGACCGCCGGCGCCGCGGCTGCCACCGCGGGCACCGGTTCGCCCTCCCGCCCGGCCGCCCCCACCGCCGACACGGTCACACCAGCTCCCCGCACGGCCGCCGACCCGGCCACACGCACCGCTGCGGCCTCCACCGGCACCACCACATCAGCCGCACACACCACTGCGGCCCCCGCCGGCACCACCACATCGGCCGCACACACCACTGCGGCCTCCACCGGCACCACCACGTCCGCCGCACGCACCGCCGGCTCCCGGCCACCCGGCTCCCGCCCCAGCCCGAAGCGACGCACCACCGCGACAACGGCAACGGTCGAGCCGGAAGCCACCACGCCGGTCTCCGCACCACCGGTGACCGAGACTCCGGCGGGCTACGGCCGCCCGCCCACCCAGCGAACCCCTGCCGACGACCACGACAGCGACCCGCTGATCGACATCCCCCTCGACGACCCGGCCCCCGCAAAGCCCGCCGTCGCGGTGACCACCCCGGAAGCCCCCACCCCGGAGCCTGCCTCCACCCACTCCGGCCGCACCCGCTTCGTCACCCAGCCCAGCGAGTCCACCCAGCCCAGCGAGTCCACCCAGCCCGCCGGGACCGCCCAGCCCAGCCAGGTCGCCCAGCCCACCGAGACCGCCCAGCCCAACCAGGCCACCCAGCCCACTGACACTGCCCAGACCACGCAGCCCACGCAGCCCACCCAGGCCGCCCAGCCCAGCCAGGTCGCCCAGCCCACCGAGACCGCCCAGCCCGCCACCGCCGGCGGCCGTGCGTCGGTAGCGCCTGAGCAGAGCGACACCGAGTACCGGCCGGCCGCGCCCATGCAACGCACTTCCGCCGACCAGGGCGACGCCGACTACCCGACGATCGCGTTCCCCACCAGCGCGTACCCGGCAGCTGACACCGGCGACCCGCATCCCGATCCGGACGAGCCCACCCCGGCCACCGGCGGCCCCGAGGTGCCGGCGGCGTCCGCCGCGGCCGGCCCCATCCCGATGCCGGCCGCCCGGCCGGAGCCCACCTCGACCACCCACCGAGCCGAGCCGCGTCCGGAACCCACCAGTTCCGCGGCCCCGACCCCGGTCGCGCCACCTCCTGCCGCGCCGGCCCCGGACCGGCCGCTCCCCACCGCACCCGCGCCGACCACCGGGCGCCCAGCGGGCCCCACACCGCCTGCGGACGACATCGACATCCCGCTCGACGACAGCCCGATCACCCCGCCCGAGTCGACCTCGGCCGCCGCCCCGGCCGTAGCCGCCGGCATCGTCGCTCCTCCCGCCGAGGAGATCCCGCCCACCGACCCGCCGAACGCCGAACCCTCGACCGAGAAACCGCCGACAGCCGAACCCCCGGCTGCGGAACGCCCGGCCGAGGAGCCCCCCGTGGCGGAACCCGTGGCCGGCCAGCGATCGACCGACGTGCCACAGGCCAGCAAAACGTCGGCCGCCGACATGCCACCGGCCGGAAACAAGCCAGCCGCCGCCTCCCCGGCCGGCCCGGCGCCGACCGGCACCGCGCCAGCTGCCGCGTTTCCCGCCGGCGAGGCGCCGGCCGACAGCGCACCAGCCGCCGCGTTCCCCGCCGGCCAGGCGCCGACCGACAGCGCGCCGCCCGCCGCTTCCCCGGCCGGCGAGCCATCGGCCGACAACACACCGACCGCCGTACTCCCGGCCGACAACACACCGACCGCCGCATCCACGGCCGGCGAGCCGGTGGCGGACGACGCTCCTACGGATCCGCGGACCGCTCAACCGACGCCGGGTCAGCCGGCCCCGAGGCCCACCGGCAGCCCATGGGGCGACTTCTCCGGTCGTCCGGAGCCCGACGAACAAGCCGCCGAGGTGATCACCGCCTACCCGAGTGCCCGGCCCGGCCCGGCCGGCGCCATCCACGGCGTGGGCATCACCATCCTGGTCACCGAGCTCGCCCGGTCGATCGTCTTCTACCGCGACACGCTCGGCTTCTTCGAGATCGACTCGGGTGACGGTTCCTCGGTGCTGGCGTCCGGCGACACCCGGGTGGTACTGCGCGCCGTACCCAATCTCTCGACGGAAGCCGGCCGGCAGATCTACCTCAACCTGGAGGTCGGCGACATCGAGGCGGTGCACGACGAGCTGAAGGCCAAGGGCGTCAAGTTCGTCCACTCCCCCCGCCCGGTCAACCGCGGCGACAAGCTGGAACTCTGGTCCGCCACCTTCCGCGACCCGGACAACCACAACATCGCCATCACCCAGTGGCGAGCCGTCCGCCCGGACCCGGAAGCCTGA
- the ndk gene encoding nucleoside-diphosphate kinase, translating into MSSNTAPASTERSLVLIKPDAVRRGLLGEILSRFERKGLVIEALELRTMDAELADQHYAEHVDKAFYPPLKGFMTSGPLAAVVLSGDQAIEVIRAMIGATDGRKAAAGTIRGDLALSNRENLVHASDSPDSAKRELALWFPKL; encoded by the coding sequence GTGTCCAGCAACACCGCACCAGCCAGTACCGAGCGTTCGCTCGTGCTCATCAAGCCTGACGCGGTACGCCGCGGTCTGCTCGGCGAGATTCTGTCGCGTTTCGAGCGTAAGGGGCTGGTCATCGAGGCGCTGGAGTTGCGCACGATGGACGCCGAGCTGGCCGACCAGCACTACGCCGAGCATGTGGACAAGGCGTTCTACCCGCCGCTGAAGGGCTTCATGACCAGCGGCCCGCTCGCCGCCGTGGTGCTCTCCGGGGACCAGGCGATCGAGGTGATCCGCGCCATGATCGGCGCGACCGACGGGCGCAAGGCGGCGGCCGGCACCATCCGTGGTGACCTGGCCCTGTCCAACCGGGAGAACCTGGTGCACGCCTCGGACTCGCCGGACAGCGCCAAGCGCGAGCTGGCGCTCTGGTTCCCCAAGCTCTGA
- a CDS encoding bifunctional folylpolyglutamate synthase/dihydrofolate synthase, with translation MSSAEYTEVEAALNERGFTRMVFDMQKIRDLMDVLGSPQRAYPAIHLTGTNGKTSTARMIDALLRACGLHTGRYTSPHLETVRERISLDGEPVSEERLVTTYQEIAPLAELIDARNTEPLTYFDMTTAMAYAAFADAPVDIAVVEVGLGGEEDATNVIEAGVCVLTPIGLDHTEWLGDTIEDIAWAKAGIIHKGATVITAVQDEEAMRPILERCAQMGATLAREGSEFGVVQRTQAVGGQVLVLQGLGGVYEEIFLPLFGAHQAQNAALALAAVEAFLGAGPNKQIDIDLIREGFAQVDSPGRLERVRSAPAILLDGAHNPHGMAATVTALEEEFSFRHLVVVLAVLGDKDVTGLLDLLEPVAARIVVTQNSSPRSMPVTELAQLAANVFGEDRVSVAETMPDAIEEAVVLAEEDASGEMSGVGVLITGSVVTVADARKLLKR, from the coding sequence ATGAGTTCAGCTGAGTACACCGAGGTGGAGGCCGCGCTCAACGAGCGCGGTTTCACCCGCATGGTCTTCGACATGCAGAAGATCCGGGACCTGATGGACGTGCTGGGCAGCCCGCAGCGGGCGTACCCGGCGATCCACCTGACCGGGACCAACGGCAAGACCAGCACGGCCCGCATGATCGACGCGCTGCTGCGGGCGTGTGGCCTGCACACCGGGCGATACACGAGTCCACACCTGGAAACCGTGCGGGAGCGCATCAGCCTGGACGGGGAGCCGGTCTCGGAGGAGCGGCTGGTCACCACCTATCAGGAGATCGCGCCGCTGGCCGAGCTGATCGACGCGCGCAACACCGAACCGCTCACCTACTTCGACATGACCACGGCGATGGCCTATGCGGCGTTCGCGGACGCCCCGGTGGACATCGCGGTGGTCGAGGTCGGGCTGGGCGGTGAGGAGGACGCGACCAACGTCATCGAGGCGGGCGTCTGCGTGCTGACCCCGATCGGGCTCGACCACACCGAGTGGCTCGGCGACACCATCGAGGACATCGCCTGGGCCAAGGCCGGGATCATCCACAAGGGCGCCACCGTGATCACCGCGGTGCAGGACGAGGAGGCCATGCGGCCGATCCTGGAGCGCTGCGCCCAGATGGGCGCCACCCTGGCCCGGGAGGGCAGCGAGTTCGGGGTGGTTCAGCGGACTCAGGCCGTCGGCGGCCAGGTGCTGGTCCTGCAGGGGCTCGGCGGCGTCTACGAGGAGATCTTCCTGCCGCTGTTCGGGGCGCACCAGGCGCAGAACGCCGCGCTCGCGCTCGCCGCTGTCGAGGCGTTCCTCGGCGCCGGGCCGAACAAGCAGATCGACATCGACCTGATCCGCGAGGGGTTCGCCCAGGTCGACTCGCCGGGCCGGCTGGAACGGGTGCGCAGCGCACCGGCCATCCTGCTGGACGGCGCGCACAACCCGCACGGGATGGCCGCCACGGTGACCGCGCTGGAGGAGGAGTTCAGCTTCCGGCACCTGGTCGTGGTGCTCGCGGTGCTCGGCGACAAGGACGTGACAGGGCTGCTCGACCTGCTCGAGCCGGTGGCCGCCCGGATCGTGGTGACGCAGAACAGCTCGCCGCGGTCGATGCCGGTGACCGAGCTCGCGCAGCTGGCGGCCAACGTGTTCGGCGAGGACCGGGTGAGTGTCGCGGAAACCATGCCGGACGCCATCGAGGAGGCCGTGGTGCTCGCCGAGGAGGACGCGTCCGGCGAGATGAGCGGCGTCGGGGTGCTGATCACCGGCTCGGTGGTGACCGTCGCCGACGCGCGGAAACTGCTGAAGCGATGA
- a CDS encoding alkaline phosphatase D family protein, with protein sequence MTSISRRNLLRAGVAGGVAGALVEAPAFSSAGSRPVLTHGVQSGDATADSAVVWTRADRPGRLWVQASRRPDFRGSRVVRGPLVTPDTDLTGKVRLRGLPAGEKVYYRARVESLERPGLFSQPVDGTFRTAPTRRGDIRFVWTGDVVGQGWGIDPAFGGLELFDSARLREPDFLLHSGDTVYADGPLAETVTLPDGRIWRNRLTDAKLKVAETLDEYRGQYAYNLLDDAYKRFTAAVPQINQWDDHEVLNNWYPGEILEDARYTEKRVDVLAARAHRAYHEWVPVPSRSGPVHRKISYGPLLDIFVLDMRTFKDPNTDDTYADPKRGLLGREQRQWLIDGLRHSRATWKIIANDLPLGLIVPDSPAGQEGVAQGDNGVPRGRELEFAEVLRAAHRHGVTGIVFLTADVHYTAAHHYDPKRAAVQDFAPFWEFVSGPAHAGAFGPNTLDGTFGPEAVFVHAPPVANTSPALGYQHFGEVEIDGHSGALTVHLRDRQGASLWSTTLHP encoded by the coding sequence ATGACTTCGATCTCACGACGCAACCTGCTGCGAGCCGGGGTGGCCGGTGGCGTGGCCGGCGCCCTCGTCGAGGCTCCGGCGTTCTCCAGCGCCGGCAGCCGGCCGGTGCTCACCCACGGCGTGCAGAGCGGTGACGCCACCGCCGACTCGGCGGTGGTCTGGACCCGGGCGGACCGGCCCGGCCGGCTCTGGGTGCAGGCCAGCCGCCGCCCCGACTTCCGTGGCTCGCGAGTGGTCCGTGGCCCGCTCGTCACCCCGGACACCGACCTCACCGGCAAGGTGCGGCTGCGCGGGCTGCCGGCCGGCGAGAAGGTCTACTACCGGGCCCGGGTGGAGAGCCTGGAGCGGCCGGGACTGTTCAGCCAGCCGGTGGACGGCACCTTCCGTACCGCGCCGACCCGGCGTGGCGACATCAGGTTCGTCTGGACCGGGGACGTGGTGGGGCAGGGCTGGGGCATCGACCCGGCCTTCGGCGGGCTCGAGTTGTTCGACTCGGCGCGGCTGCGCGAGCCGGACTTCCTCCTGCACAGCGGCGACACGGTGTACGCCGACGGCCCGCTGGCGGAGACCGTCACGCTGCCGGACGGCCGGATCTGGCGCAACCGGCTCACCGACGCGAAGCTCAAGGTCGCCGAGACCCTCGACGAGTACCGCGGGCAGTACGCCTACAACCTGCTCGACGACGCGTACAAGCGGTTCACGGCGGCGGTCCCGCAGATCAACCAGTGGGACGACCACGAGGTGCTGAACAACTGGTACCCCGGGGAGATCCTGGAGGACGCCCGGTACACCGAGAAGCGGGTGGACGTGCTGGCCGCCCGGGCGCACCGGGCCTACCACGAGTGGGTGCCCGTCCCGTCGCGCAGCGGGCCGGTCCACCGGAAGATCTCGTACGGGCCGCTGCTCGACATCTTCGTGCTGGACATGCGCACGTTCAAGGACCCGAACACCGACGACACCTACGCCGACCCGAAGCGCGGGCTGCTCGGGCGGGAGCAGCGGCAGTGGCTGATCGACGGCCTGCGGCACAGCCGGGCGACCTGGAAGATCATCGCCAACGACCTGCCGCTCGGCCTGATCGTGCCGGACTCCCCGGCCGGCCAGGAGGGTGTGGCGCAGGGCGACAACGGCGTGCCGCGGGGCCGGGAACTGGAGTTCGCCGAGGTGCTGCGGGCGGCGCACCGGCACGGCGTGACGGGCATCGTGTTCCTGACCGCCGACGTGCACTACACCGCGGCGCACCACTACGACCCGAAGCGGGCCGCGGTGCAGGACTTCGCGCCGTTCTGGGAGTTCGTGTCCGGGCCGGCGCACGCCGGCGCGTTCGGGCCGAACACGCTGGACGGGACGTTCGGGCCGGAGGCGGTCTTCGTGCACGCGCCGCCGGTCGCCAACACCTCGCCGGCGCTGGGCTATCAGCACTTCGGTGAGGTGGAGATCGACGGGCACTCCGGAGCGCTCACCGTGCACCTGCGGGACCGCCAGGGCGCCTCGCTCTGGTCGACCACGCTGCACCCCTGA